A section of the Eublepharis macularius isolate TG4126 chromosome 1, MPM_Emac_v1.0, whole genome shotgun sequence genome encodes:
- the ARL4C gene encoding ADP-ribosylation factor-like protein 4C produces MGNISSNISAFQSLHIVMLGLDSAGKTTVLYRLKFNEFVNTVPTIGFNTEKIRLSNGSAKGISCHFWDVGGQEKLRPLWKSYSRCTDGIIYVVDSVDVDRLEEAKTELHKVTKFAENQGTPLLVIANKQDLPRSLPVADIEKQLALHELSPATAYHVQPACAIIGEGLTEGMDRLYEMILKRRKSLKQKKKR; encoded by the coding sequence ATGGGGAACATCTCGTCCAACATCTCGGCCTTCCAGTCGCTGCACATCGTCATGCTGGGCTTGGACTCGGCCGGCAAGACGACGGTGCTGTACCGGCTCAAGTTCAACGAGTTCGTCAACACGGTGCCCACCATCGGCTTCAACACGGAGAAGATCCGGCTGAGCAACGGCTCGGCCAAGGGCATCAGCTGCCACTTCTGGGACGTGGGCGGCCAGGAGAAGCTGCGCCCGCTCTGGAAGTCCTACAGCCGCTGCACCGACGGCATCATCTACGTGGTGGACTCGGTGGACGTGGACCGCCTGGAGGAGGCCAAGACGGAGCTGCACAAAGTCACCAAGTTCGCCGAGAACCAGGGCACGCCCCTGCTGGTCATCGCCAACAAGCAGGACCTGCCCCGCTCCCTGCCGGTGGCCGACATCGAGAAGCAGCTGGCCCTCCACGAGCTCAGCCCGGCCACCGCCTACCACGTCCAGCCGGCCTGCGCCATCATCGGCGAGGGCCTCACCGAGGGCATGGACCGCCTCTACGAGATGATCCTCAAGCGCAGGAAGAGCCTCAAGCAAAAGAAGAAGCGGTAG